In Solidesulfovibrio carbinoliphilus subsp. oakridgensis, the sequence GTCCTCGGCCCGCCGGCGGGCTTCCCGGGCGCGCCGGGCCTCCTCGGCGGCCTCGCGTTCCTTGCGGGTCACGTCGAGGATGGTGGCGACCAGATGCCTTTCCATGCGGCTCAAGTCTTCGGCCAGGGCCCGGAACTCGCCGGAAAAGGCGGCCGGATCGAGGTTGGTTCCCTCGCCCCGGGCCACCCGCCGGGCATGGCGGCCGAGGATGGAAAGGGGGGTGGCGACCGACCGGAACACGGCCCAGGCGGCCAGGGCCACCAGGGCGACGATGGCGGCCTGGATGCTCCAGGCCGCCAGGGTGGCCGTGGCCGCGATGTCCCGGCGTCTGGTTTCGTAGTGGGCGCGCAGGGCTTCGGTCATGGGTTCGAGGTCCCTGGCCGCGGCCACGAAGATGGCGCTGGTGGAGCCGAGGTCCTCGAGCCGGCCGGCGTAGACGCCAAGGGCCTCCCGGTAGGCGGCCAGGGCCGTGGCCGTGTCCGCGTCGCCCGGGCCGCCGTCCTCGGCCCGTTGGTGCAGGGCCGCGACCTCGGCCTCCAGGCGCCGCAGGGAATCGGGGTTGTCGGCGGCCAGCCACCGCTTTTCCAGGCGGCCAAGGCGCGCGAGCCCCCGGCGCAGGTCCGGGGAGACGGCCTCCAGCCGTTCCAGGGCCTGGGACCGTTCGAGAAAGAGGGCCGCCGGCGCGTCCACGCCCGAGGCGTCGGGATTGCCGGCCATGGCTTCAAAGCCGGTCTGGTAGGCGCCGAGCAGCCGCAAGGCCGCGTCGCAGGCCTGGGCGTTTTCGGGGTCGAGGTGGCGGATGGCCCGGATGGACTGGCTGGCCGCCTGCTGGTGGCGGCCGACCAGGGCCAGCACGGCCGGGTCGTGGCGCAGGAAGTAGTTTTTTTCCTGCCGGCGCATGCCGAGGGCCTCGATCTGGGCGGTGACGGCCAGGCGTTCGAGTTCGAGGGTGCGTTCGATGCGGCGGCCTTCGAAGACGTCGACGGCGAAGACCAGGAGGAATCCGGCCAGGATGCAGCCGAAAAGCGCCCAGAGCTTGTGTTTGACGCTTATGGCCACGGATGTTCCCCGGTGTTGGGCACGCACGTCTCCTGTCGGTCGGTGCTGGCGGCGCCGTGGTGGCGGCCCGCCCGGGCTTTTGCGGCACGGTGCGGAGAAAAACTAGCCCATCTATCCGGGGTTTTCCAGTGGTTTGTTCCCTGTTTCACATGCCGGCGGGGCCGGCAAAGGCGGGAGCCCCGGGACGGCGGATGCCGTCCCGGGACCGGGGGATGGAGGGGAGGGAAAGCGGAGTTATAGGAAGTCCTTGCCGAATTCGCCGTAGCCCGCGCTTTCGAGGTCGTCCTTGGGGACGAAACGCAAGGCGGCGGAATTCATGCAATACCGTAGCCCTGAAGGGGGCGGGCCGTCCGTGAAGACGTGCCCGAGGTGCGAGTCGCCGTGGCGGCTGCGCACTTCCGTGCGCGTGGAGAAAAACCGTTTGTCCTCACGCGTCACGATGTTTTCCGGAACCAGCGGCTTGGTGAAGCTCGGCCAGCCCGTGCCGGAATCGAATTTGTCGCGGGAGCTGAAAAGCGGCTCCCCGGACACCACGTCCACGTACAGCCCTTCGGCCTTGCTGTCCCAGTAGGCGTTTTCAAAGGGCGGTTCGGTTTTTTCCTTCTGGGTGACGTCGTAGGCCAAGGGGGCCAGGCGTTGGCGCAGGGTGGCGGCATCGGGCTTGGCGAACCTGCGCCAGTCGCCGCTCGTCCCGGAGGTCGCGGCCGGCTGGGCCTTTGGGCCCCAGACCTGTTCGAGGAACCGGTCCCGGCCGGAAAACCGCCGGTAGGTCTCGTACTGGAGTTTGTGGGTCTTGGCGTAATTCTGGTGGTAGTCCTCGGCGTCCTGGAAAAAGGCGAAGGGCAGGACCGCCACGGCCAGGGGTTCGTCAAAGGTGCCGGAGGCGGTGAGCCCGGCCAGGGCGGCCTCGGCTTCGCGTTTTTGCGCCTCGGTATGGTAGAAGACGGCCGGCCGGTACTGCCGGCCCCGGTCCGCGAACTGCCCGCCCGGGTCGGTCGGGTCGATGTGGCGCAAAAAGACGTCCAGGACCTGGCGGTAGCTGATCCGCCGGGGATCGAAAAAGACCTGCACCGCCTCGTAGTGGCCGGTGCGGCCCGAGGACACCCGCTCGTAGTCGGGTTGGGGCTCGGTGCCGCCGGTGTAGCCGGAAACCACCCGGACAACGCCCGGGAGTTTGGCCAGGTCGGATTCCACGCACCAGAAACAGCCGCCGGCGAGGGTCGCCACCTGCGACAGATTTTCCTGGGTGTTCGGCATGGTCTCCGTCCTTGTCCCGGCCAACCGCCCGGTTGGCGGTTGGGTCCGTGGTTTTCGCTTTGACGCGGCAGCGGCCCGTCCGCCTGGCGTCGTGACCGGGGCGCGAGGCGGAGGGCAGCCGCCTTGGCACCGTTCGCTCCGTGGGGTCCTTGAGGCAGCGCCCCGGTGGCGCCTTCTTTACAAAAGCCGGGCCAAAGCGGCTCCTCTTTAATATTCCGGTATTGTTTGATAAAAAAGAGCAGCCCTCGAAGGAGGGCCTGGTGATTCCTCTTTTATAGGAGTCGTCAGGCAGGAATGTGGATGCCGGGCCGTGGCGGCCGGAGGAAACGGAAGAAGCGGGGGAGGTGTGGCGTCGCCGGGGTGTCGGGAGAAGCCGCGTGGCGCGTTCTCGAAATTCGTGCGTACGAATTTCGAGAATAAGACATTTAAATAACTAATTTTTCATGAAAAATAGCGACATGTTTTTCAGCGAACGCCACCCGAGAGGCTAAGACGCAGGCCGTGCTTGCGCAAAAGTCCGTAGAGGCGCGACTGGCTCAGGCCCGACAGGTTCATGGCCGCGCGCACGTCGCCGGAAGAGGCCCGGGACAGGGTTTCGAGATAGACCCGCTCCACCCGGGCGTGGGCCGCGTGCTTGTAGGCGTTCCACTCGAGGGTGGCGGGCCCCTGGCCCGGGCCGTCGGTTTCGGGCAGGGCCTGGGCCGGCGGCTGGCCGGCGTCGTATTCCCGCTGGCCGCGCGCCACCCTGGACCGCACGAAATGGACCCGCAGGTCGCGCGGCAGGTGCGAGGGCAAAAGCTCGGACTCGAGCGGCGCGGCCGCGACCAGGGCGTCAAGGACGTGGGCCAGCTCGCGCACGTTGCCCGGCCAGTGGTACTGGGTGAACAGATCGACGAGTTCCGGGGCCAGGGTCTTGAGCGGCAGCTTGGCCGTGCGGCAGATGCGCGTCAGGTGGTGCTCGGCCAGTTCCGGCAGCTCGTCCAGGATGTCGCGCAGGGGGGGCAGGCGCAGCGTGACGGCCCGGATGCGGTAGAAGAGGTCCTCCCGAAAGGTCCCGGCCGCGACCATGTCCAGCAGGTCGCGGTTGCTGGCGCAGACCAGCCGGAAATCGACAGGGATTTCGCGGTTTTCCCCGAGCGGCCGGTAGGTGTGGCTTTCGAGGAGCCGCAAAAAGCCCTTTTGCATCTCCAGGGACAGCTCGCTGACCTCGTCGAGAAAAAGCGTGCCCCCGTGGGCCCGGGCCAGCAGGCCCGGGGTGTCGCCCGAGGCCCCGGTGAAGGCCCCCCGGCGGTGGCCGAAAAGCTCTCGGGCCATGATGGACTCGGTCAGGCCCGCGCAGTCCACGACCACGCAATCGGCCCCGGACCGGGGGCTGTTCTCGTGGATGGCCCGGGCGAAAAGCTCCTTGCCCGTGCCGGTCTCGCCAAAGAGAAGCACGTTGGCCTGGCTCCTGGCCGCCCGGCCCATCTGGCGCAGGGTCCGCTCCATGACCGGGCCGCTGCCGATGATGCCGGCCCGGCGCACGGGCAGGGAGTCCTGCTTTTTTTCGCGAAAGCGCAGGGCCCGCAGGCAGGCCAGGCGCAGGGCCTCCTGGCTGGCTTTTTTCTCGATGTAGTCCCAGGCCCCGCTCAAAATGGCCAGTTCCGCGCCGTCCGGGTCGCCGGCCCCGGTGATGATGACCACCTCGGGCTCGCTCGGCAGGGCACGAAGCCTGGGCAGGAGGTCCAGGCCCGAACCGTCCGGCAGGCGCACGTCCAGGAAGATCAGGTCGAAATCCTCGACCCCGGCCCGGGCGGCCGCTTCGGCCATGGTGGCGGCCCGCACGGCGGTGTGCCCTTCGGCGGCCAGCAGCCGGGCCAGAAATTCCCGGAAAAAGGCGTCATCGTCGATGACCAGGATGTTCGCCATGGCGTCGGCCCGGTCAGGGCGTCCCGCAGGAGAGGTAGGGGTGGGCTCGCACGGCGCAAAGGACCGTGGCCAGTTCCCGGTCGGCCAGGGCATGGTGGGCGCGGCAGGCGGACAGGTTGCCGGTCAGGCAGGCCTCCTGGAGCGCTTTCATGGTTTCGTGCAACCGCTTGGCCCGCAACGGTCCGGCCATGCCGGCCAGGTCATGGGCCAGGGCCATGGCCGCCTCGATGTCGCCCGCCTTGATGGCCTCGCCAAGGTCCTTCCCCTTGGGCTCGGCCAGGTCCAGAAACAGGGCGAGCATTTCCGCGGCGAATTCCTTGCGGCTCTCCCGGGTGAAGGCCGACAGGTCGAACGCCGGCGGTTCGGGGGATCGGGGGTCGCGTTCCGGCCGCCTCCGTTCGACGGCGCGGGCCACGGCGGCCAGAAGCTCCGGCACGCGGACGGGTTT encodes:
- a CDS encoding response regulator yields the protein MPKDAHGLDQDLPSLAVLVVDDNDVNRLYMLHLLRKFGHRPATAGNGREALDALSREPFDVVLMDVQLPDMDGLAVTRLVRAGQCGTANPTHIPILALTAFAMAEDRERCLEAGMDDHLAKPVRVPELLAAVARAVERRRPERDPRSPEPPAFDLSAFTRESRKEFAAEMLALFLDLAEPKGKDLGEAIKAGDIEAAMALAHDLAGMAGPLRAKRLHETMKALQEACLTGNLSACRAHHALADRELATVLCAVRAHPYLSCGTP
- the msrB gene encoding peptide-methionine (R)-S-oxide reductase MsrB — translated: MPNTQENLSQVATLAGGCFWCVESDLAKLPGVVRVVSGYTGGTEPQPDYERVSSGRTGHYEAVQVFFDPRRISYRQVLDVFLRHIDPTDPGGQFADRGRQYRPAVFYHTEAQKREAEAALAGLTASGTFDEPLAVAVLPFAFFQDAEDYHQNYAKTHKLQYETYRRFSGRDRFLEQVWGPKAQPAATSGTSGDWRRFAKPDAATLRQRLAPLAYDVTQKEKTEPPFENAYWDSKAEGLYVDVVSGEPLFSSRDKFDSGTGWPSFTKPLVPENIVTREDKRFFSTRTEVRSRHGDSHLGHVFTDGPPPSGLRYCMNSAALRFVPKDDLESAGYGEFGKDFL
- a CDS encoding sensor histidine kinase, translating into MRAQHRGTSVAISVKHKLWALFGCILAGFLLVFAVDVFEGRRIERTLELERLAVTAQIEALGMRRQEKNYFLRHDPAVLALVGRHQQAASQSIRAIRHLDPENAQACDAALRLLGAYQTGFEAMAGNPDASGVDAPAALFLERSQALERLEAVSPDLRRGLARLGRLEKRWLAADNPDSLRRLEAEVAALHQRAEDGGPGDADTATALAAYREALGVYAGRLEDLGSTSAIFVAAARDLEPMTEALRAHYETRRRDIAATATLAAWSIQAAIVALVALAAWAVFRSVATPLSILGRHARRVARGEGTNLDPAAFSGEFRALAEDLSRMERHLVATILDVTRKEREAAEEARRAREARRRAEDLSRVKSNFLSLVSHELKTPLTSMVGFAQVMIRRLERGVLADYVAKNADVAAECARFHENLAIMLEEGRRLAKLIENVLELAALESGAAALTMGPVAVSDLVDRAVEPFLEPMAQKGLLFLRDIESDLPPLRCDRERIVYVLRHLFSNAVKFTEAGQIVCRARSEDGMAVISVEDTGRGIPREMREAVFEKFLQLGDNLTGKMPGLGIGLAASRAVVEFHGGRIRIAGEPGRGSEVSFTVPLSQAA
- a CDS encoding sigma-54-dependent transcriptional regulator codes for the protein MANILVIDDDAFFREFLARLLAAEGHTAVRAATMAEAAARAGVEDFDLIFLDVRLPDGSGLDLLPRLRALPSEPEVVIITGAGDPDGAELAILSGAWDYIEKKASQEALRLACLRALRFREKKQDSLPVRRAGIIGSGPVMERTLRQMGRAARSQANVLLFGETGTGKELFARAIHENSPRSGADCVVVDCAGLTESIMARELFGHRRGAFTGASGDTPGLLARAHGGTLFLDEVSELSLEMQKGFLRLLESHTYRPLGENREIPVDFRLVCASNRDLLDMVAAGTFREDLFYRIRAVTLRLPPLRDILDELPELAEHHLTRICRTAKLPLKTLAPELVDLFTQYHWPGNVRELAHVLDALVAAAPLESELLPSHLPRDLRVHFVRSRVARGQREYDAGQPPAQALPETDGPGQGPATLEWNAYKHAAHARVERVYLETLSRASSGDVRAAMNLSGLSQSRLYGLLRKHGLRLSLSGGVR